In one window of Pseudomonas sp. IAC-BECa141 DNA:
- the betB gene encoding betaine-aldehyde dehydrogenase — protein sequence MARFELQKLYIDGAYSDAGSDATFEAINPANGEVLAHVQRATKEDVERAVVSAEKGQKIWAAMTAMERSRILRRAVDILRERNDELAALETLDTGKAFSETKYVDIVTGADVLEYYAGLVPAIEGEQIPLRDTSFVYTRREPLGVVAGIGAWNYPIQIALWKSAPALAAGNAMIFKPSEVTSLTTLKLAEIYTEAGVPNGVFNVLTGSGREVGTWLTEHPRIEKVSFTGGTDTGKKVMASASASSLKDVTMELGGKSPLIICDDADLDRAADTAMMANFYSSGQVCTNGTRVFVPSHLKAAFEAKIVERVARIRVGNPEDENTNFGPLVSFAHMENVLGYIAKGKEEGARVLCGGERMTDGEFAKGAFVAPTVFTDCTDDMTIVREEIFGPVMSILTYETEEEVIRRANDTDFGLAAGIVTRDLNRAHRVIHQLEAGICWINAWGESDAKMPVGGYKQSGVGRENGISSLNNFTRIKSVQVELGDYVSVF from the coding sequence ATGGCCCGTTTCGAACTGCAAAAACTCTACATCGATGGCGCGTACTCCGACGCCGGCAGCGATGCCACCTTCGAAGCCATCAACCCGGCTAACGGTGAAGTCCTCGCACACGTGCAACGTGCGACCAAGGAAGACGTCGAGCGTGCTGTGGTCAGCGCCGAAAAGGGCCAGAAAATCTGGGCCGCGATGACCGCCATGGAGCGTTCGCGCATCCTGCGTCGCGCCGTCGACATCCTGCGCGAGCGCAACGATGAACTGGCTGCCCTGGAAACCCTGGACACCGGTAAAGCCTTCTCCGAAACCAAGTACGTCGACATCGTCACCGGCGCCGACGTGCTGGAATACTACGCAGGCCTGGTGCCTGCCATCGAAGGCGAGCAGATCCCGCTGCGTGACACCTCGTTTGTCTACACCCGTCGCGAACCGCTGGGCGTTGTCGCCGGTATCGGCGCGTGGAACTACCCGATCCAGATCGCCCTGTGGAAATCCGCTCCAGCCCTGGCGGCCGGTAACGCGATGATCTTCAAGCCAAGCGAAGTCACCTCGCTGACCACCCTGAAACTGGCCGAGATCTACACCGAAGCCGGCGTTCCGAACGGCGTGTTCAACGTGCTGACCGGCAGCGGCCGTGAAGTCGGCACCTGGCTGACCGAGCACCCGCGCATCGAGAAAGTCTCCTTCACCGGCGGCACCGACACCGGCAAAAAGGTCATGGCCAGCGCTTCGGCTTCGTCGCTCAAAGACGTGACCATGGAGCTGGGCGGCAAGTCCCCGCTGATCATCTGCGACGACGCCGACCTGGATCGCGCCGCCGACACCGCCATGATGGCCAACTTCTACAGCTCCGGTCAGGTCTGCACCAACGGCACTCGCGTGTTCGTGCCGAGCCACCTGAAAGCCGCTTTCGAAGCCAAGATCGTCGAGCGCGTCGCCCGCATCCGCGTTGGCAACCCGGAAGATGAAAACACCAACTTCGGCCCGCTGGTCAGCTTCGCGCACATGGAAAACGTGCTGGGCTACATCGCCAAGGGTAAAGAAGAAGGCGCCCGCGTTCTGTGCGGCGGCGAGCGCATGACCGACGGCGAATTCGCCAAGGGCGCGTTCGTGGCTCCGACCGTGTTCACCGACTGCACCGACGACATGACCATCGTCCGTGAGGAAATCTTCGGCCCGGTGATGTCGATCCTGACCTACGAAACCGAAGAAGAAGTGATCCGTCGCGCCAACGACACCGACTTCGGCCTGGCCGCCGGTATCGTCACCCGCGACCTGAACCGCGCCCACCGCGTGATTCATCAACTGGAAGCCGGTATCTGCTGGATCAACGCCTGGGGCGAGTCCGACGCAAAAATGCCGGTTGGCGGTTACAAGCAGTCGGGCGTCGGCCGTGAGAACGGCATCAGCTCGCTGAACAACTTCACTCGCATCAAATCGGTACAGGTCGAACTGGGCGATTACGTCTCGGTGTTCTAA